The DNA region aaaaaaattagacaGCTGTGACAAACAAGAGTTCAAGCAGCAGGTCCCAATAAAGCGTCCAAACAAAAGCAGTCACCACTGATTTTGCAACAATCTCATGCACTTCTTCCAGTATAAGCTGCACTGTTGAAGCAGGTAGCAAATATCCACAGTGTTAATAAATGCATTGGCAGAAATGGGATAGAGGAAAGCACCTAAGGCTTTGCAAAGCCAAGGCTGTCTGACCGGAAACATTTAGCTGCTTCTGATCCTGTATTCCACAACAAGAAAGATCCCAGTGCCAACCAGTGATGTACAGTGCTGCCTACAAGGTGTTGCTACTGTAAAATAAGCCTCTCTGTGCTGATTTCATCCGTATGTGGAAGCTCCTATGCTTGTACCAACAGCTCACAGCTCAGCCCCTACTAACTCTGGTCCAGCCCTCTTTCTCCAGCGGTCACAGGCGTCACCAGGCAAGCGAGAGATGGTGGTGAAACACTGGTGTTGAGGACTGAAGAAAGAGCTTCTCTTTGTGGGTGCTGATACAATATCCATTGTGTTTGTGGTGATTAAGGGGGGAACAAAGGGCAGCGatgtcaaacaaacaaagaccATGCCGTgccacaatacacacatacacagcagtAAGAAGTGGTAGATGGGTCTCAACACCACTGGCAATGTCACAACTCAGGCCATCCTCCATCCACAGCTGGCTGAGGCTGGTACCATGGCACTGAGTGTCAATGATGGCGGGGGCTGGGTTCAAGTGTGCAAAGAGTGGGTGGGAGAATAATGAAGGAGAGGGGCAATTTGAATAAAttcacaacaacaataacaacaacaacaacaacaacaacaataaacagcCCCACTAAATATTTTGTGCTTACACATTGTGAAATCCTTTGGTACCTAAAGTATTATATGATAAAACATTCTGATAATTTCACAAATAAGAGGATTTAACTTGGAAGGAAGAGAAGCTGTTAGTTAAACAAATTGGTACCAAAGTATAAATAGTAACAGCAGGAAGACAGTTGAGTCTGAAAAATGATAGTGCCTGCGAACGCCCACATCTCAGCTGTGCCCTGCAACAGTGGTTAGAGTGATAGAGTGATAAACAGTCCATTATGTTTGAATTCGCTGCTAAAGGCATCAGTGCATTTACAGTAGATGCCAGATAATAAATCAAGACTACAGagctgttaaataaaatgtgtgcaaGTTGGCACAAGATGTAAGTGGCATAAAATCGTTATCAGAAGTTGTTTGCATCCATAGTCCTCATGGAAATTTGTTCATTTATACCCATGACACATGTGGGAGTATGTGACCTCTTTGACATGAGTGACCTGGCTTGACCTTGGCATGTTGAAAGTCACTGCCTGTCTCTGTCAGCCACGCCGAGTCCAGTCTAGTTTATGGGTAAAAGGGGTCAGAGGAGGTAAAGAGGAGTTCTTTCTTCACTGGAAAGCAAGTTGAATCCaagagctgttttcttttcagtcCCCTGAAATTATCATTCTATGTTTAACTCATACCATATATTGGGAACAAAGGGTAAATCcacaataaattaataatcCATAGGTGGATATCAGAATATTTTTGCTAAATGAAAACGCTGGATTAATTTGCCCATGGTGCATGAGGGCAACATGATGTCTAAGGCCAGAAAGGACATATTAAAGGCTACAGTAGTAAGTTATTGAAATTCACATCTtcaaatcacattaaaaatagaTGATAAGAGTTATTAAAGATTCTGTGCACTCACCCATGTCGAGAAAGAAGTGTGGGGGTTATTGAAGTTTTGCTGAGTGCCTTTGTGAGTAGTGATATGCGGATATGAGAAGTTATTCCCCGCCACTCCTATATGAATCTGACTCGCGCTTTTGTCTCATCAACAATAGATAGACCACATCTCCCCGAGTCACATCTTAAAGTCACAAAGTCCCATTTCAGCTGCCAGTCATTATTTATAGAGCCCTGGGTTCAGTACTGGGGACAGAGATGGGTCACAAATTCCAATATGAGCAGTTTTTTCCCTGgtatttggtgctatataatgCATTTTAGCAGTTTGACTCAAATATGTGGttaattaagacatttttttacattcacaCTTAATACAGTGCAGTATATCAGCCACAAATCAAATTTAATCAGTTCATACAATTTGGCCAATTTAAAATCATGtagatttcatttttaaagacgAAATATGTTCTCTTTCATTTAATGCGTGCAATGTTAATTAACTTACACATTTATCTAGCAACTTTTACACACTGTCATCTCAGATTTGTTAAATTATTGTGCACTATAAAGTGTAGAGTGCATGACATTTAATTCACTTTTCAACAGTTGATCTATTTATGGTCaaaatgtatgtgttgtttgtctGCTCACACCACATGCTGCATATCCGCAAGATACAATTAGCAGGTCTGAGTGTCCTTGGCGCAGCATctttaaaaagcacaaagaGATAAGAGGTATAAGTGCAGACAAAAGAGTGAAATAAATCGAAACGCCAGTGACTGACATTGATGAAGTTGACTAACAAGGGTGACATTGAGGGTCGGGTCCAGCTGctgccctccttccctccctccctcatgttTGACCCAGTTGATGTCAAAGCTGGGTTCAGTACAAAGAGGCCAGTGTGGTGCAGGAGAAAACACCATgctatcttgtttttttttttttttttttgagaagcCCCTCATCTTCCTTGCCATTTTAAACCCATGACAAACAACTGGACAATGTTATCAAAAGACATTTATAATCATGTAATTATATAACATTGTAAATGCTGTCAGTTGTgtgtaacagattacactttGTAAATCACCATCACTTACAGATAATGGTCCATTTAAAGATCATAACGTCatttaaaaattatgaacatttTAGAGTGATCTGCTATTGAAAACAAACTCACTCCTCAGACAACCCACATAATTGGTAAATTGTTCGGTGTGAATCTGTTGTCTTTTGTCTCCTAAAAACCCTGAGAAATAACAGATCAACTAATTAGTATGCAGAGAGGATTAATGGTATGAACATTGTTAAGCTGAAGGAGAAGAGTGGAGAGGAATGATGCCTTTTAAATCTCTGAGGAAAAAAAGGctggaaagagagacagagagagagggggctgaatgggggggggggggggggggtacttcATTAACCTGAAGTACTGGATGCGAGTGTGTATAATGGCTGTCAGCTTTACTTGTGAGATGTGAATAAGCAATGATGTTGACAATCAAAGGAAAGGATTAGGTAGGAGGACGCGTTTTAGAAGCTCGCTAGCTTGGGTGACAGGAAGAGGGCAATTcattaatttataaataaactaTATTCCAATAAAGCGGGTGCAGATGGTGGTCAGGGATATGAGCAGCTCAGATGATGAATTATTGGGTAACGCTTAACAAGGCCGACCAACAGTCATCAGTTAATGCATGAGCTGATTTTGAACAAACACATTACTCGCCAAGCTTTCAAATTAGTTGAAAATGCTGTTTAGCTGCATATATCATAACACGTTTTACATAATCAGGTAGAAAAGTGTATCTATATTAGTAGACAACACTGTGAATGCACcttgtctgtatgtatgtatgtatgtatgtggcaCAGAGATTTATCTGTATGTCATTTTCATGAATGTTTGTTGTGTGATAGATACACTTGCTAATATTTGCACATTGAACATGATaatatgcatgtgtttgtacagGGGAGGAGAGGGCCCTATAAAAATATTTGCACCATCTCCTATCCCTGCTATGGTAATCTGTGTTATGTTATCTTGTGACAAAGTGAACAAACTgatatcaaacaaacaaacaaacaaacacttgtGGAGGACAAGAACGTGTCAGGCTCAGTCAGAAGTGAATTCAATGACAATGACCTCCTGTGGCGGACGCCTGAATTATTTGTTTTACCGCATgatgaagtaaggagaggacTGAGCTCTTCTCCAACTGGATGTTTCTTTGTTTGCGTGTTTGATTGTCTGTCGTGATAATCTCCTGGCTTCGTGTTTGAAGCCTGGGGAAACCGCAACCAGACACTGCCGTGTTTCAACGTTTTCAAAGATGTGCCCTAAAACTGCAGGAGAAGGAGCACAAGAAGATGGAAGGGCAAAGAGACCTGGGAGAGATGTGCCTATTGTGTTACTAGAGGTAGTTAAAGGTTAGATTCACAGTTTTCAAGTGTGTCCACAAACACAATGTttaggtgcccaaatgaacactgaaacaggatTTACTTCCTCCGGTTCATTCATAATTTACTTACAATGTCAGtgatgggagacaaaatccacagtcctacTGCCatgcaaaaaagtatttatataaatatattataagcTTCAGCTGCCCAAATAAGTCAAATCAATTCAGTAACGTTCAAATTTTAAATCCTTTTGATGCAACTTccctctttttccctccctcctcttcccttcacttcagctgaacaggaaaacattgTCGAGACACAAAGTATGAATTTTctactaaaaagactaactgtGAAAGATATCTACTCTATTTGACTAAGTCAGACGGCTGGCGCTTCctattatcttcagataaacatttgaatgcatttttgcTCAAAGTGAGGAATGTGGATTTTGTGCTCCATCACTGTAAATGCATTATGGAGGGATCTTGgaacagtcagtatgaacagattgaaggattacagcaagaaaaacctgtttcagtgctcatttgggcacctggctgctgtgaacccatcctttaaacTTAAATTATGACTGAGAAAATCTAATCAAATGGGGGTCTGTAGCTTAATATGTGTCAGTTCCGGGGTCCTTGACGTGTCATAAGATACTACAGCAAGTAAAGCTGCATACTTGAGTGTAAGGAACTAGTGAAGGTTCTTAAAAAGTCAACTTTTAGTTCCGTTAGAGGAagaatttataatttattttacataaattaCAGTCTTGATTTAACCCTGAACACCAAACTGAACTTGACCCTGACTCCATTTTATTCCCAACCTGATCCTTTTTCTAACATTAACCCCAACTCTTACATTAAACCAGACAATGAGTATGTGTGGATTACATTTCACACAATTATGAGTATCTCTTTACACACTGTAAACTTGTTAGGACACTTTAACGCCAGTTATTATACTTGCGTTAATCCCAATTTTTGACAAGACCCATCTTTAGTTCCAAAAATCTTTTAATAGTCGTCTCATTTAGGTTAAACAACATTATGATAGGTTCAAAGACATCAAATCTCAAAGCTTGACGTCCATCATGTCCATTCAGTAAAGATTGACCCCTGGATACGCACAGGGTTCAAACCACTTTGGAGTTGGAGAATTAATCAGTAAGTTTCATGAAACTcccttttaaaatgtgaataattgaGTTGGTATACATACAATTACAATGTAATTACAGTTATCTTTCTGAAGACCTTACAGTATTCATAAACAAACGACAAATAAAATGTTGGTCTAAGTTTATTCTGTACAAACAAGCCAAGCCAAAAGAACCATGTGTTGGTTAGAGTAGGAAAACACATGTTAAGCGAGCCTctttttatagtaaagcagaAGTCATATTCCTACAGTGTAATAAGCAAATCAGAGACACGTGAAACAAAAATATAGCAAGGATACTCAAAAAGACTACAATAGATTACACAACACTACATATGCAAAACTGAATGGTTACTTTCAAACAATGcctaatttacatttttgtagcGCACTTCTCAGTACACACGCCCAcccacccacgcacacacacacaagggggTGCTATGTTTAGCATTGCCAGAAAGACATATTTTGGTTAAACTGGATATTGTTAACACATGTGAGACCAGTATTTGAGTAAAATTTCAATCCATTATTGTTATGATTCCACAGCAATTCCTTATGTGAGCGAGTTACAAGGCATTTTAAagtaattacagtaaaaatacattttcataataaGCAATGTACCATGagaaatatgtataaaatagcttgataatagtaataataatactgctTTTCAGCTTTTCCCAGATCTCATCTCTGTCCGCCACGAGTTGTAATGTCACTTTGTTCCACGAGATCAAAATAGATATCACAGAGTAAGAAAAAGCTTCCCATACAAATCCAACTGTATAAACATTATACTAAGTTCTTGCTAGATAAAGTTCCAAAAAAGCCAAAGTGGAAAATGAAatgcactttttctttttcactgcctttgaaaatgattattataaaaTGACTCTGCAGTTAGACTTCCTATTATGAGGGAGCAAAGGCAGGATGTTGGAGGTTTTACACCTTTGGAAAAGACAGAACGAACATATTCAATCCTATTTTACCTACACATCCTAAATACAGCTTTACATTTCCGTGGTTTATGTACGTCACAggtctcctctttctcctcccatCTTCAGCCAGGCTATACCCGTGTGGTAGAGTGGGTGCTGGGCAGGCCTGCAGAGCTGTAACCAGCAGGGAAGGTGCTATATGGACTCATGTTGGAGAGGCCCATCAGAGAGTTGGGGATCATGGTGATGTTATTGGGGGTCATCAGAGGGATGTCGTCAGGGGAACGACGCTGGCTGAGCGAGTAGTCCAAGCTGGGAGAGACGTGGTGAGGGTTGTGGAGGGCCTCGCACTGGTTCCTTTGCTGGGATGACAGGGTCTCGTCTACGGTGGTGGTGTGGCTCACGTTGTTACCTTTGCTGTCACGCTGGGGACTGGGCTGCTGGGATGTGTCTTGACGACTACGCTTGTCTTTGCGGTAGTACAGAGCGGCGAAGGCCAGGACGTTGAGGAAAAGCAGTGAAGCCCCTACAGCAATGGTGACACTGAGCTCTGTGGAGTAATCTCTCGGGTTCGGCATGATTAGAGGACCCATCTCTCtcccaccttcatcatcattgtGGGCGGTGGACACAGGAGACCGGCCAGTGCTGCCGGGCCTCTTATTGTTGGACTGGGTGGGATCCAGCGGGGTGACCTTGGTGGTAGTGGATGAGTAATGAAACATGTCGTGGAGGTTGTAGAGATGGGGCACCAGGTGTTTCCAGAAGGCCACCTTAGTGGCGCGATAGTGATCACGGATACGAGGCTTCAGGCCAATGTGTAAGTAAAGCTGGTCATAGGGGTCGTACTTAGACCAGGCCACTTCCTCAAAGCGGTTTGCCTTGGTATGGATGAACTTGGTGTCCTGTGGCACTGGCTTGTTAGGATCCCTATAGACACACAACAGACATAAAAACTTACgttataaaacacaaatgtgttaaaagaaaataaatagtaaatgcTAATATTAAGGCAGGTTGAGGATTTAATATTATCTTATCAACTTCCAGCAAAAACATATTGCGATAATATGATCTGTTTTTGATGCTGAAGTTTTGTTGCCCTAATTAATGATTCCAAATCTTGAAACCtgacaaaatgatttatttattgttgtttttcattcagtAGAACACAATTCCTTACCAGTTCAATCACTGTTATATGTGATTTCTTTTAACACTTAAAGACATATAGCATTACCGGAAAATGTCctcattattattgtgataatgATTTTAGTCTCATTGCCCATTGCccattaatattaatacaatgTTGCCATTCCAAATGCAAAAGACAAGTCCTGTTTGTTAAAACAAAAGAACACAAAAGAAAGATCAACACAATGTAATATCACCATCTGCCCTCAAGGGCTCAGCACTCCTTCAATgctacacactaacacagtaGCCTACAGTGACCTGTACTgtgcctcctcctgctgcttgaGTCAACAACCATGAGCATTAATTGCAGCTCTGCATTCAATATTCAGTAAAGACTCCAGCAGGGCAGCAGAAGTCTTCTTCTACTACGACACAGATCACTTatgtagaaaaacacacagcaaattTTTACCTCGACATGGCAAATTGTAAAACGAAAAAGCTGCCTGGAGGGAGTGCTGCAGCCCGCTTTTCTAGTGCTGAGTTACTGTAGTGTAACATGAGCTCAACGTGAGACCATAGCCTGTTTTGGCTAATAAACTTTCATTTGCCGAAAACTGGAGCACTTTATTAACCTGAAAATGTCTCATGCCTCACTTTTATAAAGTAAGTTCACTGCCACCTATTAGATTAAAGCTAGTGTAGGTAACGTACTTTAGAAgcaattgtgaaaaaaaatctggtaACTGTAGCTGCAGCAGACCTGTGATAAGCCTGCAATTATTTCATTCTGCCTGAATAAATGATTGGATGGGCTGCCTGCCCATCAGTGCACACTCTGCATGTGAAACACTGAAAGTTTAGAGGTCAGGTGAGAAGTGGGATAGTGATGGATAGGAAGTGAGGGACTGCATGAAttgcagaagaagagaagaaaataaaaatatggatATATCAACAGAAAGTAGAATGAAATCACACTATCGCCTGTAGGGAGAAGCTGAACAGCACATAATTTTATTAATGACGTCAAAGTGAGAGTTTCAATGGAAGTGAACTCAAGCGGTTAGAGGGAGCACTCATTACTTTTGTGGTGGACTTCAACGGTTTACGGTTTACTTAAAGGTTGCCTTGAGcggaggttgtgtgtgtgagtgggtgcaGTAATTGTTGTGTTGCATGCCTGTGTGAAGCGCATACATATGTCCATGCTTGCATGTCCAGGAGGGGCTTAAATTCTGGCGATTTTTGCCTTTTACAGAACACTACCTACAACAGCTTTAAAAGCTTCATACTCAAATCTAAACggtacatttaaatgaaataaaaaaatacctATTACCAATGTATCAATATTGTATACTACAAGTAACATCTatgcatttaatatttatccCAAACTTACTTTAATCACAACTCGGAGTAAAGAGGGGCTCCATCctgtgtctctctacctgttgCCACTTCCccagtctctccctctctctctccttgtatgtgtgattgtgttcCATAATCTGGACCTCAACTTATACTCAGCCCAGGCAGATGGTAACCTCTGCACCACTCAGTCTACGCTTTTTGCCTGCATTCATCAGTTTTCTAGTTGTTGCCTGTTTACCTCTACCTCCTGTTCCCTACAGTCCCATCTGCTCTGTCTCTGGTCCCTCGTCTCATCAGCCCTGCTTCTCTGCTCTGGATCCCTACTCCCAGCTTCCATGAATTTTGTTCCAGACTGTGCCCTGGCCTGCGTCCGCTCCAGTACTAGTTTCCCCCCTGGCCTGCTTTAATACATATCTTGTCCAACCGTGTCCCTGTCCTCttgcctctgtgtgtctgcacttgggttcacctgctccgcccCACATAACATAGAGGTTTATGGGGTACATCTTAACTGCCTATTGAAATTTCCTTTTTGTTCAACACTGAGGAACTGCTTTAAACATTAATGTGAATTAAGTTGTAAAGGTTAAGATCCATCACCTTTAGGAAACCTGCCCAAAGTGATGAAACTTGGTTATATGCATAAAGAAAGATTTTATGGAAAACTAAACAAGACACTGGctctttaagaaaagacagCCTGGCACAACTTCCACAAGATGGTGTGTGCTGTGCAGTTTCATCTTTGAATGTGACTATACAATACATGTTGATATGTTTTGGGTAGATAATTTATACAATTAAATACTTACTGAGTATAAATCTTGTGTATGGTAGGGCTAAACCAATTAGAACATGTGGAAGTACACCTAACTTACAGTAAGAAGTTTACACTAtgcagaataataatgataaaccCAATTTACAGACTTATAGGAATTCAGAGTTGATTCAGAGTAATTGATCAAAACTGGAGCACCATTTTTCTTGTGTGAATTCTTGTGAACTaacaaaggagaaaaggagatcAGGCAGGAGGAAATGACAGTGGGAGTTCAGACTGCACTTAATTAGGAAGCACTACTTAAGACTGAATGCTATAGTCCTTTAATCAGGGTGATAGAGGAAGACCGAAAGTAGCAGAAGTTCAAGGTTGAAGATCTCAACACAAATAAGGGCTGCACAAGAGAGGGCTGTCATGTTAAACCCAACACATCGACCATTTCTAAAACAACGTTGGAATGTAAAATGAGAGACTGAATGAGATGAGACTATTCATAGTTGAATACTTTTTGTGCCTGGATGTGCTGTTACTCACCCACTCTTTGCAAAGTTTGTCCAATACGTCATAACCACAGCACTGAGCATGATGTCATTCCTGGAGAAGTTGCAGGGGAACAGGTCTGTTGGGCCAACCATGGGAATGCCAAACACGTAAGGCACCTCATCTCCGTGCGCAGAGTCGGACCACACAGGCTTCATGAGGCTCTGGCAGTGGTGGTAGAAGGCGTAGAAGTATGTAGGCGAGCCGTAGCGGGCGTGTAGGTCAGCGGTCACCACTGAAGGCTCCACCCACTGGTGGTCGGTGAACAGAGCCACCAGGGTCTTCCTCCTGGTCTCCGGGTTGTCCTTGTCAGCCCAGTCTGTGTACATGAATTTAATTGTCTCCCTCAGGGTGTCCTTTCCTTCTGGGTAGCCGTACAAACTGTCCACAAAGTCTGACACAGCAAAGTCAAAGTCGCTGCCGGACACGCCGTCCTCCAGGTCCATCACGTTCTCCACGAAGCGCAGTCCCTCACCCTGATTAACACCAAGCATTATGTCGTAGTTAAGGAACTCGCCCTGCTCCATTAGGATCTCCGGGTCATCTGGAATGACGTCTCCATCAATGACGGGGCCGAAAGCTACGCGGTATCGGGCGGGCTGGATGTCTTGTTCCACCAGCTCCTTTGCACTCTTCTTCTGCAGGCAGGAGACCATATCCACTGTGTCCAGCACATTGCAGCCAACTCTTTCGGCCAGCAGGCGAGTGTATTTGACTGGCTGGTAGTTGACAGCCCAGCTAGACAATGCCGAACCACTTTGGATGATGGCTCTGTGGAACAAACCTTGGGACACAGAATGCAGAACGAAAAGACACAGGAGGCCCAGAGAACAGTGGTTAGTACTTTACTGCTTCAGACCATCATTAAAAGTATTATCATACGGGACAAACTGGAAGAACATTGTAAACTGCCCAAAGCAAATACATGCACTCACTGATTCACTTTACACTAACTGCTACTAGCAAAGGCTTGTTGCCACACAAAAATTAGGTAtataaaagcaaacaaatgtAGATGTCATCTACTTTGAATATTAACCTGGGACAAAAACATATTACACTAAGTGGAAAGCCCAGAACTGGTAATAGGATGTCGGCCCCTCCTTTGGTTATTataatgatgaaaaaatgacaaaatacttGGTGGTGTCTGTTGATCcccttatttatttcatgtggTGTCATTGCTGTATGCTAATGACAGTGAATACGCGTCAAATTAATGATCAATTTGCAACTTTGTTTCAGTGAGGATGTGGCTAGTTTACCAATACCAGTTATTCACAGGCGTACTGTAATTGCAAAATCTTTAATACTGTGTGTCTAACAAGctgcatagcatatcatgtagACTGCTGGTGCCAACTGTGTGGTGGAGGGTCTGTGTTGGGAGCTGAATGTGCAAGTAACCCTGATCCTTCAATGTTGATACTGTAAACATGCTGCTCCGTTGAATTTCTTATATGCAGTGCGTCACCTCTGTCTCTATGGATTTTGTATCTACCACCTAAAAATGACAA from Scomber japonicus isolate fScoJap1 chromosome 13, fScoJap1.pri, whole genome shotgun sequence includes:
- the nlgn3b gene encoding neuroligin-3b isoform X3; amino-acid sequence: MPPEQPSSWSGVKNATHFMPVCPQNIHNTVPEIMMPIWFTYNLDTVATYIQDQSEDCLYLNIYAPTEDGELVDSEARPVMVYIHGGSYMEGTGNMMDGSVLASYGNVVVVTLNYRIGILGFLSTGDQAAKGNYGLLDQIQALRWISKNIGYFGGDPGRITVFGSGIGASCVSLLTLSHHSEGLFHRAIIQSGSALSSWAVNYQPVKYTRLLAERVGCNVLDTVDMVSCLQKKSAKELVEQDIQPARYRVAFGPVIDGDVIPDDPEILMEQGEFLNYDIMLGVNQGEGLRFVENVMDLEDGVSGSDFDFAVSDFVDSLYGYPEGKDTLRETIKFMYTDWADKDNPETRRKTLVALFTDHQWVEPSVVTADLHARYGSPTYFYAFYHHCQSLMKPVWSDSAHGDEVPYVFGIPMVGPTDLFPCNFSRNDIMLSAVVMTYWTNFAKSGDPNKPVPQDTKFIHTKANRFEEVAWSKYDPYDQLYLHIGLKPRIRDHYRATKVAFWKHLVPHLYNLHDMFHYSSTTTKVTPLDPTQSNNKRPGSTGRSPVSTAHNDDEGGREMGPLIMPNPRDYSTELSVTIAVGASLLFLNVLAFAALYYRKDKRSRQDTSQQPSPQRDSKGNNVSHTTTVDETLSSQQRNQCEALHNPHHVSPSLDYSLSQRRSPDDIPLMTPNNITMIPNSLMGLSNMSPYSTFPAGYSSAGLPSTHSTTRV
- the nlgn3b gene encoding neuroligin-3b isoform X2, whose product is MWLATFRDHLLPAHLPHQQGTVTITHCALLWWILCSCWSFTKATSQKFYPTVTTQFGKLRGLRVPVPSEVLRPVDQYLGVPYASPPVGEKRFMPPEQPSSWSGVKNATHFMPVCPQNIHNTVPEIMMPIWFTYNLDTVATYIQDQSEDCLYLNIYAPTEDDIRDSEARPVMVYIHGGSYMEGTGNMMDGSVLASYGNVVVVTLNYRIGILGFLSTGDQAAKGNYGLLDQIQALRWISKNIGYFGGDPGRITVFGSGIGASCVSLLTLSHHSEGLFHRAIIQSGSALSSWAVNYQPVKYTRLLAERVGCNVLDTVDMVSCLQKKSAKELVEQDIQPARYRVAFGPVIDGDVIPDDPEILMEQGEFLNYDIMLGVNQGEGLRFVENVMDLEDGVSGSDFDFAVSDFVDSLYGYPEGKDTLRETIKFMYTDWADKDNPETRRKTLVALFTDHQWVEPSVVTADLHARYGSPTYFYAFYHHCQSLMKPVWSDSAHGDEVPYVFGIPMVGPTDLFPCNFSRNDIMLSAVVMTYWTNFAKSGDPNKPVPQDTKFIHTKANRFEEVAWSKYDPYDQLYLHIGLKPRIRDHYRATKVAFWKHLVPHLYNLHDMFHYSSTTTKVTPLDPTQSNNKRPGSTGRSPVSTAHNDDEGGREMGPLIMPNPRDYSTELSVTIAVGASLLFLNVLAFAALYYRKDKRSRQDTSQQPSPQRDSKGNNVSHTTTVDETLSSQQRNQCEALHNPHHVSPSLDYSLSQRRSPDDIPLMTPNNITMIPNSLMGLSNMSPYSTFPAGYSSAGLPSTHSTTRV
- the nlgn3b gene encoding neuroligin-3b isoform X1, which gives rise to MWLATFRDHLLPAHLPHQQGTVTITHCALLWWILCSCWSFTKATSQKFYPTVTTQFGKLRGLRVPVPSEVLRPVDQYLGVPYASPPVGEKRFMPPEQPSSWSGVKNATHFMPVCPQNIHNTVPEIMMPIWFTYNLDTVATYIQDQSEDCLYLNIYAPTEDGSQHKKKGAAFSHAETHISEDIRDSEARPVMVYIHGGSYMEGTGNMMDGSVLASYGNVVVVTLNYRIGILGFLSTGDQAAKGNYGLLDQIQALRWISKNIGYFGGDPGRITVFGSGIGASCVSLLTLSHHSEGLFHRAIIQSGSALSSWAVNYQPVKYTRLLAERVGCNVLDTVDMVSCLQKKSAKELVEQDIQPARYRVAFGPVIDGDVIPDDPEILMEQGEFLNYDIMLGVNQGEGLRFVENVMDLEDGVSGSDFDFAVSDFVDSLYGYPEGKDTLRETIKFMYTDWADKDNPETRRKTLVALFTDHQWVEPSVVTADLHARYGSPTYFYAFYHHCQSLMKPVWSDSAHGDEVPYVFGIPMVGPTDLFPCNFSRNDIMLSAVVMTYWTNFAKSGDPNKPVPQDTKFIHTKANRFEEVAWSKYDPYDQLYLHIGLKPRIRDHYRATKVAFWKHLVPHLYNLHDMFHYSSTTTKVTPLDPTQSNNKRPGSTGRSPVSTAHNDDEGGREMGPLIMPNPRDYSTELSVTIAVGASLLFLNVLAFAALYYRKDKRSRQDTSQQPSPQRDSKGNNVSHTTTVDETLSSQQRNQCEALHNPHHVSPSLDYSLSQRRSPDDIPLMTPNNITMIPNSLMGLSNMSPYSTFPAGYSSAGLPSTHSTTRV